GTATTTGACCGCGCCGTTCTGGCGGAAGCCTATCTCAAACGCGGCGACGCGCTGCTGGCAGCCTCCCGCCCGGAGGCCGCCATAGCCGACTACAGCCGCTCCATAGGCTTGAAGCCGGAAATATCCACCATAAGCAGCACAAGCAGCCAGCCGAAGGCTTACGCCAACAGAGGCACCGCCTATCTGATTTCCGGGCATTACGAGCAGGCCGTGGCGGATTATACCCAATCCCTCGCGCTTGCCCCCGGCGACGCCGGCACATATACCAACAGAGGGTGTGCCTATCATTCGTTGAAACTTTATGCAAAAGCCATCGCTGATTATGATAGAGCGATAAAACTTAAACCGGATTTTGATCAGGCTTATGCAAATCGCGGCACAAGCTATGGTAAGCTGGGCCGGCATGAACAGGCTTTGGCCGATTTTACCACGGCATTGCACATAAACCCGGGCAATGCGCTGGCGAAAATCGGCAGGGGCGTGGCAGAAGAAATGTTGCGCGGAACATGAGTATGAATTATATACATCAGCCATCTTTCGCATCTCAGGAAATGCAACGTGTGGAGAAGTTCCTACCGTTTGCTCTTGCCGGTATTTGCGTGTTAGCGTTTTTGCCGGTGCTCTCCAACAATTTCCTTAATTGGGACGACCCGGTTTATCTGACAAATAATCCTGTGATACGATCTCTTTCCCTGCAAAACATATGCGGGATATTCACAGAATTTCATGCGGGGCTATACAAACCGCTGGTCTTGTTGAGCTTCGCGCTGGAATATCATTTTTTTGGGTTAAATCCGATAGTTTATCACTCGGTAAACCTGATTTTTCATATTGCCAATGCGCTGCTGGTCTATTGGCTGATGGTGCTGCTAACTGAAAAACGGTTCCTGGCTTTTGCCGCCGCGCTGCTATTTGCCGTTCACCCGTTGCGGGTGGAGTCTGTCGCGTGGATTGCAGAACGAAAGGATATGCTTGCCGCATTTTTTGCGTTGCTGGCTTTGCATTCTCATCTGGCGTTGAGACGATGTGGCAATTACGGATACATGGTTTTGTCCTTCGGACTGCTGGTTTTATCCATGCTCTCCAACGCCAAAGCGGTGATGCTGCCGTTTATTATGATAGGAATGGATGTGTACACTGGCGCGGCTACGCTCAGAAAATCCGTGCGAGACTGCCTGCCATCTTTTATTGTTGTTGCATTTTTCGCGGGGCTTAACTACTTCGCCTTGCGCACAACGGACACATTGGCTGCGCCCAGTAAAATAATTTCAGCGAATATGCCTTTTGTCGCAGCTTATGGTTTCCTTATATATGTCGGCAAAACGCTGCTACCACTCAGTCTGCGCGCGCTTTACCCGAACCCAAAAGGCTATCCAGAAACCCTGCCGATATGCTATCTGCTTGCGCCGGTTGCGGTTGTTGTTATAGTCTGGCTGTTTCTGAAGTTTACGCGCGAAGACAGGATGGCTCGTTTCGGCGGGGCATTTTTCGTGATATATCTTTTCCCGTTCCTGCAATGGCTGCCGGTGCAACCGGGTGTGGCGATGGAGCATTTGACCTATTTCCCGTCTATAGGGCTGTCGCTTGCGGTGGCGCGGTTTTTTGAACGAATAATCAATCGCCGCGTAGCAATAGCGGTTTTCGCCATCGTGATTATAATCCTGTGCGCGCTTACATGGCAGCGGACAAAAATATGGAAGGACAACTACGTATTCTGGACCGAGTGGTTATCAAAGGATACTGATTCCAATGTCGCCTATTCAAACCGGGGGCTTGCCTATTATAGGGATGGAGATATGGATTCCGCCATCAGCGACTATACCAAGGCGCTTGAGCTTGTGCCGCGCGCGAGTGATTATGAGGCTCGCGGCTGCGCCTATATAAAAGTCAAACAATTTAAGCTGGCCATATCGGATTTTACCGAGGCTATCCGGTTCAAGCCAGATTTTGATGAAGCGTATTCCAATCGCGCTATTGCTTACGGCAATATTAGCTGCCATGAAGAGGCTTTTGCTGATTCCAGTAAAGCGCTAGAGATAAATCCCAGTAACGCGACCGCTAGAATTGTTAAAACCGTGGCGGAAAGTAAGTTAAAGAAATTATAATTGAAAGCGAAATCCTGCGTCGGATTGCTGTCCGCGCCCAGGGCCGCCTCGGTTCTCGCTGCCAACTGGAGCTTGTTGCGAAACGCCCCCAAATAGGGATTCCCTTGGTATTGTCCCATGGCTGACGAAGATGTGCGCGTGGTTTGAGAATGTATTTTCAAAATGTTGCGCAAGACACGCTACAGGGGCTTGGCGAAAGTGAAGTTGCAGGTGATAATGGGGGCGATAGTGTTCAACGCGAGGCGGCTGGCGGCGATTGGCGAGCCTGCGTTATGGGCGGAGGCGTGAGAACAATTGCGGGCTAACGCCCGCCGAGTGGAGCGAAAAAACTCAAATTCGGTGGCGGAAAATCCGCGTCAATTCGTAAAATTCCCGCTCTTTCCTTAAAAATCTACTCAAAAATCTCCACAAAATGTCGCATAACTCCAAATTTGCGGTTTTCCAAAAAACGCCCGTTTTGCAACAGGCGCAACTGTGATTTTCGGAGTTTATCTGTCAGTTGCAGGCTTGACTGAACCCAGCATCTTTTCGGCGACGGTTTTGCCAATTGTGGCTGTTTCATTGCTGGCGTCCAGCGCCAGTGCTTTTGTGAAATCTGCCAGAGCCAGCCCATGATTCCCCATGCTGCCGTAAACTATTGCGCGGTTGGAATACGCATTAGAGAATTCCGGATTTAGCTGAATAGCTTTGGTGTAATCTGCCAAAGCTTTGTCATATTGTTTGATGGCAAGGTATGCGCTTCCTCTGTTATTATAAGCCGTACCTGCCTGACTCGCCCCACATGTTCCGGACGGGTCAAGTATGATGGCCCTGGTGCAATCGGCAATAGCTTCGTCATACCGTTTGAGGGCATAATTTGCGATTCCCCTGCTATTGTGGGCTGCGCCAGCCTGATGTGCGCCGCATGCTCCAGATGGGTCAAGCGCGATGGCTTTATTGTAATCGGCAATAGCCTCGTTATACCGATTGAGATTGGCGTAGGTAAGCCCGCGGTTGAGGTGAGTGACGGCATAAGTGAACTCAATGCTGGAAATACCTCCGGTAGCGCCTTTCATGCCGAGGTTTGGCGGTTCTTTGGCTATCACATCATTGCATAACGAAAGATTGGTATTCCATACTTTTACACGATGGAAAGAGATATATGCCAACCCAACCGCCAGCCCCAAAGCCAACGATAATGAGCCCAACTGAATGCGTTTATACACCCATGAAAAACCAAAGCCGGCAGTATAGAACAATCCAAACGCGGGGATATAGGTGTACTTGTCGGCCGGGATAAAATTCATAAAAGGCAGCACCGGCAATAGCGTCAGCGCGAAAAATGCCGGACCAAACAGATGTCGTCTCAATGCGCGCGCCGCGAAAAAACAGCCGAATATAATAGTGATGCTGGCTGAGTGCAGATAGCAGGCCCAAAATCCTGGAGGCAATCTCAGCGCAGGATAAGGGGATGATAAATTCGCCGGCCACAACAGTTTTCCAATATAAAATGAGGTTGCGTATCCGCACATTGCAAACCTTTGTCCGAGCAAAAAACCGTCGCCTGATATTGAGCTGTTGATAAAGAACTTGTCCAGAAAAAACGATAAGAAGCAAATCCCCGCCGCCGGGACTAAATAGGGGGTTTTCTCCAGTAAAATTTCGCTGCTTATCGCGCGCCCGGCGCGCCAGTCAAAGAATGGCAATATAAGCGGTGCAAGCAGTACAACAGGCTTTGACAACAACGCAAACGCGAACAAGATTGCTGACGTCCACAGCCATTTCCGTTCAAACGATTTCAAGTAGTGCAGATAAGTAGTAAGCATTCCCATTAAAAATAAGCAGGCCAGCAAATCCTTTCTGCTGGATATCCACGCTACCGCCTCCACACGCAGAGGATGGAGAGCAAACAACATCGTGGTAAATAGCGCCGCCGCAATATCGCCACCGGCAAGCAGCATGAAATAATAGACGAGCCCGCAATTGGCAAGGTGCAACACGATATTTGTTGCACGATAAAGCGCTGGCTTAGTTCCGGCTACAGAATACTCAATTTTGTAGGAGAGAATTGTAAGAGGATGGTAATAGCCTAACGGCGAGGTTGTGAACACTTCTTTAATTCCCGGCAGGCGTAGCGTCGGATTTTCAACGACATAACTATTATCATCCCGCATCACAAACTCGCCTTTGAGCGAAGGGGCAAACACAATGAATGTTAACGCCAGCAAAAACACAAGCGGCCACATCGGGTTTTTATTAGTTCGGGTTGTGTCGGAATCGTTTTGTCTTTTTACCGCAACAATTGCGCGCAGTCGCTGCAAAAAATCGGTTTGCATAGAAACCATAAATGGTAGTTTTCGGAAAGAGCCCTTATACCAGCTTATTCTATATAGCCAAATTTCGCAGTTGTCTGCAAGAACCCCTGGCTTTGATTTGCCTTCGGGCATTTGAAATTGCTAAACTGATAGAGATATTCAAACAGCTAGGGAGATTTATGCAGAAGACATGGTTGCCCTCACGTTCGGAAGTGGAAGCGTCGCGCAAATGGCATTATGTGGACGCCTCCTCCCTGCCGCTGGGCCGGCTGGCCACGAAAGTGGCTTCGCTGCTGGCGGGAAAACATAAAAGAACCCAGGCCCCGCTTATGGACTGCGGCGATTTTGTAGTCGTAACCAATGCGGAAAAAGTGAAACTCACCGGCAACAAGCCGGAACAGAAGTTTTACTTCCACCACACCGGCTATAACAACGGCGCCAAAGTGGTCCCCTTCAAGCGCCAGATGGCCAACGACCCCACCCGGGTCGTGGAACTGGCCGTAAAGCGCATGCTGGACGACAACAAGCTTCGCGCGCACAGAATGCGCCGGCTTAAGGTCTTCAAGGGCGCGGAACATACATATCCCGTCGCCAAACCCAAAGCGGCCAAGGCGGCATAAGAGGAATTATTATGACAGACACCATCACAGCCACCGGACGCAGGAAAACCTCAGTGGCGCAGGTAGTCGCCACTCCGGGGGGCGACGGCGCAATCACCATCAACGGCAAGCCGATGGCGGAGTATTTCCGCGGCTGCCCCCGCTTCCAGCTTGCGGCCAATGCGCCTGTAGTTGCCGTGGAAGCCGCCAAGACATACGCCTATAAGGTGAAGGTGGACGGCGGCGGCGTTTCCAGCCAGGCAGGCGCGGTGCGCCATGCCATCGCGCGCGCGGTAGCCACGTTTTCGGAAGCGGACCATAAAACGGTCAAGAAACTGGGATACCTCACCCGCGACGCCCGCATGGTGGAGCGTAAAAAGCCGGGCCGCCCCAAGGCGAGACGGCGTTTCCAGTTCTCCAAACGTTAATTGTTTCCGAGCGTTTGCAAAGGCGCGTTCTCCTCAGGAGAACGCGCCTTTTTTTTGGCATAATTTCCCGCGGCCAGCCAGCGGAATTTGCCAGCGGCCAGCTTACCCGGAAATTGCAGTTGGATTGCGGAATTCGGCGGTGGCTGGCGGGACATTCCTGTGCATAATTTTCCTTACATACCCTGCGGGTATGCTCGTCAAATTCTGCGTCGGACTGTCCGCGCCAGCCGCCGCCTCGGTTCTCGCAACCAACTGCAATTTCCGGGTTAACCTCAATGCCAGGAACTTAAGAGCCGTTTGTATTGGGGGAATAGGCATTTTGATGTGTTGTATAAAATGGTGAAAGCTGTCCCGATGCGATAATTGTGTTTTCACTGCCCGTCGAACACGGCAATCGCCGATATTGCTTGCGTGGTAAATGTAAAATGGGCAGTTCCGTCTGTCACGACGAGAAATCGGCTTAAGTTCCTGGCATTGGGGTTAACCTGAAAGTTTCAGTTGGCGCGAGGACCGAGGCGAAAAAGCGCAAAATAATGACGAACAAAATTATCCGCGCGCGCCTCACTGCGCGAAAGGATAATTTTGTGAAGGCAGTATGAAGCGATTTTGAGCCGAATCCCGCAATCCAACTGAAACATTCAGGTTAAAAATGGCTGCGTTGCAAATCGCTTGCTTGCCGGCGGTGTGCCGCGTTCTTGGCGCCTTGCCTCAAAATCTGTCAGCCAGCATGTCAAGGAATTATTGGAAGCTCACTAAAATCCGATAGAGCGCAATATGGCGCGCAACTGGTCCAGAGTTATTTTGCCGGAGCGGTAGTCCTCAACCGCTTTGTCGGCGGATTTGTAGGTTTCGGATTCCGTTCTGCGCGGGGCGGCCTGCGGCTTTCCGCCGCCGAAATCCACTTTGAGCGAAAACCGCTGCGCGGAGCCGAAATCGCCCATCGGCACATAGGCGTAATCCAGAGTGTATTTTTTTGAAAACAGCAGCCCAACTCCCGCGCTTAGGCCGCCGCCCATCCCCTCGTCTCGGCTGAACTGCCAGCC
This region of Elusimicrobiales bacterium genomic DNA includes:
- a CDS encoding tetratricopeptide repeat protein; the encoded protein is MNYIHQPSFASQEMQRVEKFLPFALAGICVLAFLPVLSNNFLNWDDPVYLTNNPVIRSLSLQNICGIFTEFHAGLYKPLVLLSFALEYHFFGLNPIVYHSVNLIFHIANALLVYWLMVLLTEKRFLAFAAALLFAVHPLRVESVAWIAERKDMLAAFFALLALHSHLALRRCGNYGYMVLSFGLLVLSMLSNAKAVMLPFIMIGMDVYTGAATLRKSVRDCLPSFIVVAFFAGLNYFALRTTDTLAAPSKIISANMPFVAAYGFLIYVGKTLLPLSLRALYPNPKGYPETLPICYLLAPVAVVVIVWLFLKFTREDRMARFGGAFFVIYLFPFLQWLPVQPGVAMEHLTYFPSIGLSLAVARFFERIINRRVAIAVFAIVIIILCALTWQRTKIWKDNYVFWTEWLSKDTDSNVAYSNRGLAYYRDGDMDSAISDYTKALELVPRASDYEARGCAYIKVKQFKLAISDFTEAIRFKPDFDEAYSNRAIAYGNISCHEEAFADSSKALEINPSNATARIVKTVAESKLKKL
- the rpsI gene encoding 30S ribosomal protein S9; the encoded protein is MTDTITATGRRKTSVAQVVATPGGDGAITINGKPMAEYFRGCPRFQLAANAPVVAVEAAKTYAYKVKVDGGGVSSQAGAVRHAIARAVATFSEADHKTVKKLGYLTRDARMVERKKPGRPKARRRFQFSKR
- a CDS encoding tetratricopeptide repeat protein, encoding MPEGKSKPGVLADNCEIWLYRISWYKGSFRKLPFMVSMQTDFLQRLRAIVAVKRQNDSDTTRTNKNPMWPLVFLLALTFIVFAPSLKGEFVMRDDNSYVVENPTLRLPGIKEVFTTSPLGYYHPLTILSYKIEYSVAGTKPALYRATNIVLHLANCGLVYYFMLLAGGDIAAALFTTMLFALHPLRVEAVAWISSRKDLLACLFLMGMLTTYLHYLKSFERKWLWTSAILFAFALLSKPVVLLAPLILPFFDWRAGRAISSEILLEKTPYLVPAAGICFLSFFLDKFFINSSISGDGFLLGQRFAMCGYATSFYIGKLLWPANLSSPYPALRLPPGFWACYLHSASITIIFGCFFAARALRRHLFGPAFFALTLLPVLPFMNFIPADKYTYIPAFGLFYTAGFGFSWVYKRIQLGSLSLALGLAVGLAYISFHRVKVWNTNLSLCNDVIAKEPPNLGMKGATGGISSIEFTYAVTHLNRGLTYANLNRYNEAIADYNKAIALDPSGACGAHQAGAAHNSRGIANYALKRYDEAIADCTRAIILDPSGTCGASQAGTAYNNRGSAYLAIKQYDKALADYTKAIQLNPEFSNAYSNRAIVYGSMGNHGLALADFTKALALDASNETATIGKTVAEKMLGSVKPATDR
- the rplM gene encoding 50S ribosomal protein L13; amino-acid sequence: MQKTWLPSRSEVEASRKWHYVDASSLPLGRLATKVASLLAGKHKRTQAPLMDCGDFVVVTNAEKVKLTGNKPEQKFYFHHTGYNNGAKVVPFKRQMANDPTRVVELAVKRMLDDNKLRAHRMRRLKVFKGAEHTYPVAKPKAAKAA